The Streptomyces sp. HUAS CB01 genome has a segment encoding these proteins:
- a CDS encoding SpoIIE family protein phosphatase, with translation MPAGRPRADTDPGPLRSEPGALLEHVPVAVFGVDAEERICFWGPGAEDLFGHEAAGVLAEPAGLLFPEPPPGAAGAAEGLTERARTLGYWRGRLSARHRDGTVFGCGFRVFPVTGPTGSSVVLGLAARGDELDRVKTNLAFLDALFETCPIGLLMLDEDLRYVHLNQALADMDGLPVDAHLGRPMAEIMITSDGGEYERMVRDVAAGGRPVVGTLVGLRTPGRPDRDQVRSVSLFPLSQAGDTRPGLGGLMVDVTEREQAILAATAARQRLALLDRATARIGTSLDVDVTARELVDAAVPDFADASVVELVDWMDEPEVFDPGLPLVTHRIAAGTVLPPPAPELVGGLETVTYPPGSGIHRVLRTGRPVCFPVDEQFATTTVLHQARARILLESGLACIVITPLIARGTVQGLTMFGRSAARPAFDEQDLSLASELSSRAALCLDNARLYSRVQTIALTLQRALLPTSLADSPHVQVAHRYVPGSHATEVGGDWYDVINLPGDRVALVVGDVMGHGVRAAADMGRLRITTKTLARHIDAPDVLLAELDACAQEADIELATCLYLMYDPGSGRARIGNAGHPPPLVLLPDGAVETVDAVLGVPLGVGGHPFTTTGIDLPPGSTVALYTDGLVEARGKDIDEGTARLRAELARSSGPLEQAADRILARLLPGPPHDDTVLVLARVGRPDRSGGPPAA, from the coding sequence GTGCCAGCTGGTCGGCCGCGTGCCGACACCGATCCCGGTCCGCTCCGGTCGGAACCCGGAGCGCTGCTGGAGCATGTGCCCGTCGCGGTCTTCGGCGTCGACGCCGAGGAGCGGATCTGCTTCTGGGGCCCCGGGGCGGAGGACCTCTTCGGGCACGAGGCGGCGGGTGTCCTGGCCGAACCCGCCGGCCTCCTGTTCCCCGAGCCCCCGCCGGGCGCTGCGGGCGCCGCCGAGGGTCTCACCGAACGGGCCCGGACTCTCGGGTACTGGCGCGGCCGGCTGTCCGCACGGCATCGCGACGGCACGGTCTTCGGGTGCGGGTTCCGGGTCTTCCCCGTCACCGGGCCCACCGGCTCATCGGTCGTCCTGGGGCTGGCGGCCCGCGGAGACGAGCTCGACCGGGTGAAGACCAATCTGGCCTTCCTCGACGCCCTGTTCGAGACCTGCCCCATCGGTCTGCTGATGCTCGACGAGGACCTGCGCTACGTCCATCTCAACCAGGCGCTCGCCGACATGGACGGCCTGCCCGTCGACGCCCACCTCGGACGGCCGATGGCGGAGATCATGATCACCTCCGACGGCGGCGAGTACGAGCGGATGGTCCGTGACGTCGCCGCGGGCGGCCGCCCCGTCGTGGGCACGCTCGTGGGGCTGCGCACTCCGGGCCGGCCCGACCGCGACCAGGTACGTTCGGTGAGCCTCTTCCCGCTGAGCCAGGCCGGCGACACCCGGCCGGGACTCGGCGGGCTGATGGTGGACGTCACGGAGCGGGAGCAGGCCATCCTCGCGGCGACCGCGGCACGGCAGCGCCTGGCCCTGCTCGACCGGGCCACGGCCCGGATCGGCACGTCGCTGGATGTCGACGTCACCGCGCGGGAGCTGGTCGACGCGGCGGTGCCGGACTTCGCCGACGCCTCGGTGGTGGAGCTCGTGGACTGGATGGACGAGCCCGAGGTGTTCGACCCGGGACTGCCGCTGGTCACCCACCGGATCGCGGCCGGCACCGTGCTGCCGCCCCCGGCGCCCGAGCTGGTGGGCGGGCTGGAGACGGTCACCTACCCCCCGGGGTCCGGGATCCACCGGGTGCTGCGGACGGGACGGCCGGTCTGCTTCCCCGTGGACGAGCAGTTCGCGACGACGACCGTCCTCCACCAGGCGCGCGCACGGATCCTCCTGGAGAGCGGCCTGGCCTGCATCGTCATCACCCCGCTCATCGCCCGGGGGACCGTCCAGGGGCTCACCATGTTCGGCCGCTCCGCCGCTCGTCCCGCCTTCGACGAGCAGGACCTGAGCCTGGCCTCCGAGCTGTCCTCCCGCGCGGCGCTCTGTCTGGACAACGCCCGCCTCTACAGCCGGGTGCAGACCATCGCCCTCACGCTCCAGCGGGCGCTGCTCCCCACCAGCCTGGCGGACAGTCCCCATGTGCAAGTGGCGCACCGCTATGTGCCGGGCAGTCATGCCACCGAGGTGGGGGGCGACTGGTACGACGTGATCAATCTGCCCGGGGACCGCGTCGCGCTCGTCGTCGGCGACGTGATGGGGCACGGAGTGCGCGCCGCCGCGGACATGGGACGGCTGCGCATCACGACGAAGACGCTGGCCCGGCACATCGACGCGCCGGACGTGCTGCTCGCCGAACTGGACGCCTGCGCTCAGGAGGCGGACATCGAACTGGCCACCTGCCTGTACCTGATGTACGACCCGGGGAGCGGCCGGGCCCGCATCGGCAACGCGGGCCATCCGCCGCCCCTGGTGCTGCTGCCCGACGGCGCGGTGGAGACGGTGGACGCGGTGCTGGGCGTGCCGCTCGGGGTCGGCGGCCATCCCTTCACGACGACCGGGATCGACCTGCCGCCGGGCTCCACCGTGGCCCTGTACACCGATGGCCTCGTCGAGGCGCGGGGCAAGGACATCGACGAGGGCACGGCGCGGCTGCGCGCGG
- a CDS encoding uracil-DNA glycosylase produces MERPRDPAAASGADDTSFPARHAPRCTRLDELDGLVPGCRACPRLVAWREEVARVRRAAFQDREYWGRPVPGFGPADASLAVVGLAPAAHGANRTGRMFTGDATGDFLFAALYELGLVSQPTSRHTGDGLTLHGVRLTAPVHCAPPENRPTAEERDACRPWLSAELGLLAPRLRAVVALGGFGWQAVLPAIRDTGRPMPRPRPVFGHGAHVVLPGGEGVARPLHLLGSYHPSRRNTYTGRLTFPMLVGVLRRAAELAELPVRR; encoded by the coding sequence ATGGAGCGACCGCGCGACCCCGCCGCCGCCTCCGGCGCCGACGACACGTCGTTCCCGGCCCGCCACGCGCCCCGCTGCACCCGCCTCGACGAGCTGGACGGCCTGGTGCCAGGGTGCCGGGCGTGCCCCCGGCTCGTCGCGTGGCGCGAGGAAGTGGCCCGGGTCAGACGCGCCGCGTTCCAGGACCGGGAGTACTGGGGGCGGCCGGTCCCCGGGTTCGGCCCTGCGGACGCGTCGCTCGCCGTGGTCGGTCTCGCTCCGGCGGCGCACGGGGCGAACCGGACCGGCCGGATGTTCACCGGCGACGCGACGGGCGATTTCCTCTTCGCCGCGCTGTACGAACTCGGTCTCGTCTCGCAGCCCACGTCGCGGCACACCGGGGACGGCCTGACGCTGCACGGCGTGCGGCTGACCGCGCCCGTCCACTGCGCGCCCCCGGAGAACCGGCCGACCGCGGAAGAACGCGACGCGTGCCGTCCCTGGCTGTCGGCCGAACTGGGGCTGCTGGCGCCCCGCCTGCGCGCCGTGGTCGCGCTGGGCGGCTTCGGCTGGCAGGCCGTCCTCCCGGCGATCCGCGACACCGGACGGCCGATGCCCCGGCCTCGTCCGGTCTTCGGCCACGGCGCGCACGTCGTCCTGCCGGGCGGCGAGGGCGTCGCCCGTCCACTGCACCTGCTGGGCAGCTACCACCCGAGCCGGCGCAACACGTACACCGGCAGGCTCACCTTCCCGATGCTCGTCGGCGTGCTGCGCCGGGCCGCCGAACTCGCGGAGCTGCCGGTCCGACGCTGA
- the fusA gene encoding elongation factor G, producing the protein MRNDLRPQAVDPLTTVRNLGILAHVDAGKTTVTERILYLTGATHKRGEVHEGTTVTDFDPQERDRGITIFAAAVSCDWDGHRINLIDTPGHVDFSDEVERSLRVLDGAVAVFDAVAGVEPQSESVWRQADRHGVPRIAFVNKMDRAGADLDAAVASIRARLHTVPLVVQLPIGREDGFTGVVDLLRMRALVWHTGRDTFEEGPVPDVLADEARRRRRLLEEAVAELHPAALEEFCERSRISDGTLAGALREVTHDGDGVVVLCGSAYRNRGIEPLLQAVVDLLPAPVDVPAVRGTLDGEPRERPADPAAPLAALVFKVHSAPTGRLTFVRVYSGTLRKGDTVLDAGACRTERVGRILRVQADRHADVDRAVAGDIVALVGVKSSRTGATLCAPEAPLVLEPPTVAAPVVSVAVEARRGPDAGRLASALARLAEEDPSLAVGTDPETGQTVLSGMGELHLEVAVEKIRRAHGIEVGVGRPRVAYRETVVRGVTGLLYRHVKQDGGAGQFAHVVLDVEALEASDDARTGGTGGFAFTSAVTGGRVPQEYVRAVEAGCRDALAEGPLGGHPVTGLRVTLTDGATHPKDSSDMAFRAAGRFALREALRAAEMVLLEPVAEVTVTVPDEAVGGVLGDLAARRGRVSGSTARAGSAVVTATVPLAELFGYASRLRSRTQGRGTFTTRAAGYAPVPSAVAEGILPR; encoded by the coding sequence GTGCGCAACGACCTTCGACCCCAAGCCGTCGACCCTCTGACCACCGTCCGCAACCTGGGCATCCTCGCCCACGTCGACGCCGGCAAGACGACCGTCACCGAGCGGATCCTGTACCTCACCGGCGCCACCCACAAGCGCGGCGAGGTCCACGAGGGCACGACCGTCACCGACTTCGACCCCCAGGAACGCGACCGTGGCATCACCATCTTCGCGGCGGCCGTCAGCTGCGACTGGGACGGCCACCGGATCAACCTGATCGACACACCCGGCCACGTCGACTTCTCCGACGAGGTGGAGCGCTCGCTGCGGGTCCTCGACGGCGCCGTCGCGGTGTTCGACGCCGTCGCGGGTGTCGAGCCGCAGAGCGAGTCGGTGTGGCGGCAGGCGGACCGGCACGGCGTCCCGCGGATCGCCTTCGTCAACAAGATGGACCGCGCGGGCGCCGATCTCGACGCCGCGGTCGCGTCGATCCGCGCACGCCTGCACACCGTGCCCCTCGTCGTGCAGCTGCCGATCGGACGGGAGGACGGGTTCACCGGGGTCGTGGACCTGCTGCGCATGCGCGCGCTGGTCTGGCACACCGGCCGCGACACGTTCGAGGAGGGCCCGGTGCCCGACGTCCTGGCCGACGAGGCGCGGCGCCGGCGCAGACTGCTCGAGGAAGCGGTGGCCGAACTCCACCCGGCCGCCCTGGAGGAGTTCTGCGAACGGTCGCGGATCTCCGACGGGACCCTGGCCGGGGCCCTGCGCGAGGTGACCCACGACGGCGACGGCGTGGTGGTGCTGTGCGGCTCCGCCTACCGGAACCGCGGCATCGAGCCGCTGCTGCAGGCGGTCGTGGACCTGCTGCCCGCGCCTGTGGACGTGCCCGCCGTCCGGGGCACCCTGGACGGCGAGCCCCGGGAACGGCCCGCCGACCCGGCGGCACCCCTCGCCGCTCTGGTCTTCAAGGTGCACTCGGCGCCCACGGGACGGCTGACGTTCGTGCGGGTGTACTCGGGCACGCTCCGGAAGGGGGACACGGTGCTGGACGCGGGTGCGTGCCGTACCGAGCGCGTCGGGCGCATCCTGCGCGTGCAGGCGGACCGGCACGCCGATGTGGACCGCGCGGTCGCCGGCGACATCGTCGCCCTCGTCGGCGTCAAGTCCTCCCGCACCGGTGCGACCCTGTGCGCGCCGGAGGCCCCGCTCGTCCTCGAACCGCCCACCGTGGCCGCCCCGGTCGTCTCGGTGGCGGTCGAGGCGCGGCGCGGCCCGGACGCGGGCCGGCTGGCGTCCGCGCTGGCGCGGCTGGCCGAGGAGGACCCCTCACTGGCGGTCGGCACCGATCCGGAGACGGGCCAGACGGTGCTGTCCGGCATGGGGGAGCTGCATCTGGAGGTGGCGGTGGAGAAGATCCGGCGGGCCCACGGCATCGAGGTCGGAGTCGGCCGGCCGCGGGTCGCGTACCGCGAGACGGTCGTCCGGGGGGTGACCGGGCTGCTGTACCGGCACGTCAAACAGGACGGCGGCGCGGGGCAGTTCGCGCATGTCGTCCTCGACGTGGAGGCACTGGAGGCATCCGACGACGCCCGTACCGGCGGCACCGGCGGCTTCGCGTTCACATCGGCCGTCACCGGCGGGCGGGTGCCGCAGGAGTACGTCCGCGCGGTCGAGGCCGGCTGCCGGGACGCCCTCGCGGAGGGACCGCTCGGCGGCCATCCGGTGACGGGGCTGCGCGTCACGCTCACCGACGGGGCCACCCACCCCAAGGACTCGTCGGACATGGCGTTCCGCGCGGCGGGCAGGTTCGCCCTCCGCGAGGCGCTGCGCGCGGCGGAGATGGTGCTCCTCGAACCGGTGGCGGAGGTCACGGTCACCGTCCCGGACGAGGCGGTCGGCGGTGTGCTCGGTGACCTTGCCGCACGGCGCGGCCGGGTGTCGGGCTCGACGGCGCGGGCGGGCAGCGCGGTGGTGACCGCCACCGTGCCGCTGGCCGAACTGTTCGGCTACGCGTCGCGGTTGCGCAGCCGTACGCAGGGCCGCGGCACCTTCACGACCCGGGCCGCGGGCTACGCGCCGGTCCCGTCGGCGGTGGCCGAGGGGATCCTGCCGCGGTAG
- a CDS encoding universal stress protein has product MANDATMPSGPVLAGVDQGDQEYVVRCAAEQAALHEVPLHLLHVAEHDGTPARGAEVVAPLEGLVRTGFPGVAVTAEAVAGRPSAVLVERSAQASWTVVGHRGSGGFSRLPLGSVSWQVATHASGPVIVVRPGDTPPDPEKRVVAGVDVADSSGISAHALDAAFAEAALRGASLELVHGSFHLGETPTGPGMAAPDFDVLDEAVRAALQEEADKRRARYPGVPVRLHAERLRAATLLAESSRGAVLLVVGSHGRSGLRRLLLGSVSSEVLHTAACPVAVVHTAHPD; this is encoded by the coding sequence ATGGCCAACGACGCCACGATGCCGAGCGGGCCGGTGCTGGCCGGCGTCGACCAGGGCGATCAGGAGTACGTGGTGCGCTGCGCGGCCGAGCAGGCCGCACTGCACGAGGTGCCGCTCCATCTGCTGCACGTCGCCGAGCACGACGGCACCCCGGCCCGGGGCGCCGAGGTGGTGGCGCCGCTGGAGGGACTGGTCCGCACCGGGTTCCCCGGTGTGGCCGTGACCGCGGAGGCGGTCGCCGGGCGCCCCTCCGCCGTGCTGGTCGAGCGGTCCGCTCAGGCGTCCTGGACGGTGGTCGGCCACCGGGGCAGCGGAGGTTTCTCCCGTCTTCCGCTCGGCTCGGTGAGCTGGCAGGTGGCCACCCACGCCTCGGGCCCCGTCATCGTGGTCCGGCCCGGCGACACCCCGCCGGACCCGGAGAAGCGCGTCGTGGCCGGTGTGGACGTCGCCGACTCCTCCGGCATCTCGGCGCACGCCCTCGACGCCGCCTTCGCCGAGGCCGCGCTGCGCGGGGCGAGCCTCGAACTCGTCCACGGCAGCTTCCACCTCGGCGAGACGCCGACCGGGCCCGGGATGGCCGCGCCCGACTTCGACGTCCTCGACGAGGCGGTCCGGGCGGCCCTGCAGGAGGAGGCGGACAAGCGCCGCGCCCGCTACCCCGGTGTCCCGGTGAGGCTGCACGCGGAACGGCTCCGCGCGGCGACCCTGCTGGCGGAGTCGTCGCGAGGGGCGGTCCTCCTGGTCGTCGGCTCGCACGGCCGCTCCGGACTGCGCAGGCTGCTGCTGGGGTCGGTGAGTTCCGAAGTCCTCCACACCGCCGCCTGCCCGGTGGCGGTCGTGCACACCGCGCACCCCGACTGA
- a CDS encoding NAD(P)/FAD-dependent oxidoreductase, with product MIDLLVAGGGPAGLATAIHGALAGFEVVVAEPRPTPVDKACGEGLMPGAVRALAGLGVTVTGARFTGIRYTDGSGALAAEARFRAGHGLGVRRTELQPALAARAAGLGVRFVARRLGEVRQDGRRVTADDLTARYLVAADGLHSPVRRALGLGGPPAPRRAARYGLRRHYALAPWSDLVEVHWAERSEAYVTPLASGLVGVAVLTADRAPFDAQLSRFPALRERLRSAAATPVRGAGPLRQDVRTRVAGRVLLVGDAAGYVDALTGEGLTLALTAAGELVRCVRAGRPEEYERAWRRLSRSYRLLTGCLLRARENPFLAPRVVPIAARLPGLFRQGVNLLA from the coding sequence GTGATCGACCTGCTGGTGGCCGGGGGCGGTCCGGCGGGGCTGGCCACGGCCATCCACGGCGCACTGGCCGGGTTCGAGGTCGTCGTCGCGGAACCACGTCCCACGCCGGTGGACAAGGCGTGCGGTGAAGGACTGATGCCGGGCGCCGTACGGGCTCTGGCCGGACTCGGTGTCACCGTCACCGGGGCGCGGTTCACCGGCATCCGCTACACCGACGGGTCCGGCGCCCTGGCCGCCGAGGCGCGCTTCCGCGCCGGACACGGCCTCGGGGTACGCCGCACGGAGCTGCAGCCGGCGCTGGCGGCGCGCGCCGCGGGCCTCGGCGTACGGTTCGTGGCACGGCGCCTCGGCGAGGTGCGCCAGGACGGCCGGCGGGTGACCGCGGACGATCTGACGGCGCGGTACCTCGTCGCCGCGGACGGCCTGCACTCCCCCGTCCGACGCGCCCTCGGACTGGGCGGCCCGCCCGCTCCGCGACGGGCGGCCCGCTACGGCTTGCGCCGCCACTACGCCCTCGCCCCGTGGAGCGACCTGGTCGAGGTCCACTGGGCCGAACGCTCCGAGGCGTACGTGACGCCGCTCGCCTCCGGGCTCGTCGGTGTCGCCGTGCTCACCGCGGACCGCGCCCCGTTCGACGCCCAGCTGTCCCGCTTCCCGGCCCTGCGGGAGCGGCTGCGGTCCGCCGCCGCGACCCCGGTGCGCGGCGCCGGGCCGCTGCGCCAGGACGTACGGACGCGGGTGGCCGGCCGGGTGCTGCTCGTGGGGGACGCCGCGGGGTACGTCGACGCGCTCACCGGCGAGGGGCTGACGCTCGCACTGACCGCGGCCGGAGAGCTGGTCCGCTGTGTACGGGCGGGCCGGCCGGAGGAGTACGAACGCGCCTGGCGGCGGCTGTCCCGCTCGTACCGGCTGCTCACGGGATGTCTGCTGCGGGCCCGGGAGAACCCGTTCCTCGCACCCCGGGTGGTGCCGATCGCCGCCCGGCTCCCCGGCCTGTTCCGGCAGGGTGTCAACCTCCTCGCCTGA
- a CDS encoding isoprenylcysteine carboxyl methyltransferase family protein, translated as MNAPTSTVFLALVLLVALERLAELAVARRNSAWSRAHGGVEHGRGHYPVMVVLHTALLAGCAVEPWAAGRPFLPALGWTMLALTAAAQALRWWCIVTLGPRWNTRVVVVPGLPLVASGPYRWLRHPNYAAVVVEGFALPLVHTAWLTALAFTALNLALLGVRIRCEESALTGGARAAGGPAGAVR; from the coding sequence ATGAACGCCCCCACTTCCACCGTGTTCCTCGCCCTCGTCCTGCTGGTCGCCCTGGAGCGGCTGGCCGAACTCGCGGTGGCCCGCCGCAACTCGGCCTGGAGCCGCGCCCACGGCGGCGTGGAGCACGGTCGCGGCCACTACCCCGTCATGGTCGTCCTGCACACGGCGCTGCTGGCCGGCTGCGCCGTCGAGCCCTGGGCCGCGGGCCGTCCCTTCCTCCCCGCGCTCGGCTGGACCATGCTGGCGCTGACCGCCGCCGCCCAGGCGCTGCGCTGGTGGTGCATCGTCACGCTGGGCCCGCGCTGGAACACCCGCGTCGTCGTCGTTCCCGGACTGCCGCTCGTCGCCTCCGGCCCGTACCGGTGGCTCCGCCATCCCAACTACGCGGCCGTCGTGGTGGAGGGATTCGCCCTGCCCCTGGTGCACACGGCGTGGCTGACGGCCCTGGCGTTCACCGCGCTCAACCTGGCGCTGCTCGGCGTCCGGATCCGCTGCGAGGAGTCGGCGCTGACCGGCGGGGCCCGGGCCGCCGGCGGGCCCGCGGGCGCGGTGCGGTGA
- a CDS encoding type III polyketide synthase, protein MTRVLAVSAVFPPHRHTQAEIAEELARRLPPGTDPGLLRRVHTSVGVEARHLALPLDRYGRLGGFGQCNDTYLEVARDLGTRAVRTALDEAGVAPEEVDVVVSTSVTGIATPSLDARLAAGAGLRPDVRRVPLFGLGCAGGAAGTARLHDQLAGRPGDVGVLLSVELCSLTLQSADTSMANLVAGALFGDGAAALVAVGTDHPRHGGRPDGGPRRPGPVVVDCRSRLYPGTEHLLGWDVGEWGLRPVLGSELPEVVRLHVGEEIASFLAEHDLKPRDVTAWVCHPGGPKVLDALDDVLGLPEDALSPSRRSLARAGNLSSASVLHVLRDTLGDGRPAPGTPGLMLAFGPGFSSELVLLRW, encoded by the coding sequence ATGACCCGCGTCCTGGCCGTGAGCGCCGTGTTCCCGCCCCATCGCCACACGCAGGCCGAGATCGCGGAGGAGCTGGCCCGCCGGCTGCCGCCGGGGACCGATCCCGGACTGCTGCGGCGCGTGCACACCTCCGTCGGGGTCGAGGCCCGGCATCTCGCGCTGCCCCTGGACCGCTACGGCCGCCTCGGCGGCTTCGGACAGTGCAACGACACCTATCTGGAGGTGGCGCGGGACCTCGGCACGCGGGCCGTGCGGACCGCCCTCGACGAGGCGGGGGTGGCGCCCGAGGAGGTCGACGTCGTCGTGTCGACCTCCGTCACGGGCATCGCGACGCCCTCGCTGGACGCCCGGCTGGCCGCCGGGGCCGGCCTGCGCCCCGACGTGCGGCGCGTACCGCTCTTCGGCCTCGGCTGCGCCGGGGGCGCGGCGGGCACGGCGCGCCTCCACGACCAGCTCGCCGGCCGGCCGGGGGACGTGGGCGTGCTGCTGTCCGTGGAACTGTGCTCGCTCACCCTGCAGTCCGCGGACACCTCCATGGCCAATCTGGTCGCGGGGGCGCTCTTCGGGGACGGCGCCGCGGCGCTGGTCGCGGTCGGCACCGACCACCCGCGCCACGGCGGCCGCCCGGACGGAGGACCCCGGCGCCCCGGCCCGGTGGTCGTCGACTGCCGCAGCCGTCTCTACCCGGGCACCGAACACCTCCTCGGCTGGGACGTCGGCGAATGGGGCCTCCGGCCGGTGCTCGGCAGTGAACTGCCCGAGGTGGTCAGGCTCCATGTCGGCGAGGAGATCGCCTCGTTCCTCGCCGAGCACGACCTCAAGCCGCGGGACGTGACCGCCTGGGTGTGCCACCCCGGCGGGCCGAAGGTGCTCGACGCGCTCGACGACGTGCTCGGGCTGCCCGAGGACGCGCTGTCGCCCAGCCGCCGCTCGCTCGCCCGCGCCGGGAACCTGTCCTCCGCCTCCGTGCTGCACGTCCTGCGCGACACCCTCGGCGACGGCCGGCCCGCGCCGGGGACCCCCGGGCTGATGCTCGCCTTCGGCCCCGGATTCTCCTCCGAACTCGTCCTGCTGCGCTGGTGA
- a CDS encoding UbiA family prenyltransferase, producing the protein MKLSATTASEAAHAAPSASSYPTAAGLLRACHPLPAAVVTGLTAALAIAVGGRGLPGGALTVGAVAAGQLSIGWCNDRADMNRDRAARRRDKPLVTGETLPGVVAGAAIAALAVCVVLSVACGPVAGCVHTAGVAAAWWYNLHLKRTALSWLPYALAFALLPAFVTLALPGGPWPPLWLMAAAGLLGTGAHFVNVLPDIDHDLRTGVHGLPQRLGRRRSVCVAALLVLASSLVLLVGPDGPVTRQGWAVLTVTVLLCALALLRPVRDADARLPFLATMGIAAADAAHLVLLTAAVV; encoded by the coding sequence GTGAAGCTCAGTGCCACCACCGCCTCCGAAGCGGCCCACGCAGCGCCGTCCGCCTCCTCGTACCCGACGGCCGCCGGTCTGCTGAGGGCGTGCCACCCGCTGCCGGCCGCGGTCGTCACCGGTCTCACGGCCGCACTCGCCATCGCCGTCGGAGGGCGCGGCCTGCCGGGCGGTGCGCTCACCGTGGGCGCGGTCGCCGCCGGTCAGCTGTCGATCGGATGGTGCAACGACCGGGCCGACATGAACCGGGACCGGGCGGCACGTCGGCGGGACAAACCGCTGGTGACGGGGGAGACCCTGCCGGGTGTGGTGGCCGGTGCGGCGATCGCCGCCCTGGCCGTCTGCGTCGTGCTGTCGGTGGCGTGCGGGCCGGTGGCCGGGTGCGTGCACACGGCGGGCGTGGCGGCTGCCTGGTGGTACAACCTGCACCTCAAGCGCACGGCGCTGTCGTGGCTGCCGTACGCGCTGGCGTTCGCGCTCCTCCCCGCCTTCGTCACCCTCGCGCTGCCCGGCGGGCCCTGGCCCCCCTTGTGGCTCATGGCCGCCGCCGGACTGCTCGGGACGGGCGCGCACTTCGTCAACGTCCTGCCGGACATCGACCACGACCTGCGCACCGGCGTCCACGGGCTGCCCCAGCGCCTCGGCCGGCGGCGCTCGGTGTGCGTGGCGGCCCTGCTGGTGCTCGCCTCGTCGCTGGTCCTGCTGGTCGGGCCCGACGGACCGGTCACCCGGCAGGGCTGGGCCGTTCTCACGGTGACCGTGCTGCTCTGCGCGCTGGCACTGCTGCGGCCCGTCCGCGACGCCGACGCCCGCCTCCCGTTCCTCGCCACCATGGGCATCGCCGCGGCCGACGCGGCGCACCTGGTGCTGCTGACCGCCGCCGTCGTCTGA
- a CDS encoding YqjF family protein encodes MHAPFRLLVPRELTALTLGLSEQTYVHWCCPPDAVRPLLPPGLRPDEFDGRAWVSLVALVMRSVHPLGRVPLPRGTFPQTNLRTYVRTRDGRNGVWFLSLDAAHPLMLSGRAFGVPFHWAELSVRRSPGEGTLTYTGRRRGGRARNARTAAAGYRLTVREGAPLGAPSDLDHWLTSRWSTFARHAGVLWETRVEHPPWRLRGAEVLELRETLTAHAGLPALGAPALVHTAEPMDGVRLGVARPVGRG; translated from the coding sequence TTGCACGCACCGTTCCGGTTGCTCGTCCCCCGCGAACTCACCGCGCTGACCCTCGGGTTGTCCGAGCAGACCTACGTCCACTGGTGCTGTCCGCCCGACGCCGTACGGCCCCTGCTGCCGCCCGGGCTGCGGCCGGACGAGTTCGACGGCCGCGCATGGGTGAGCCTCGTCGCCCTGGTGATGCGGTCGGTGCACCCGCTCGGGCGGGTGCCGCTGCCGCGCGGGACGTTCCCGCAGACGAATCTGCGGACGTACGTCAGAACGCGGGACGGGCGCAACGGGGTCTGGTTCCTCTCTCTGGACGCCGCACACCCCCTGATGCTTTCGGGCCGGGCCTTCGGCGTCCCGTTCCACTGGGCGGAGCTGTCCGTCCGGCGGAGTCCCGGCGAGGGCACCCTCACCTACACCGGACGGCGGCGCGGCGGGCGCGCACGGAACGCCCGCACAGCGGCCGCCGGCTACCGGCTGACGGTCCGTGAAGGGGCCCCGCTCGGCGCCCCTTCGGACCTCGACCACTGGCTCACCTCACGGTGGTCGACCTTCGCGCGCCACGCCGGGGTGCTGTGGGAGACGCGCGTCGAGCACCCGCCGTGGCGGCTGCGCGGCGCCGAGGTACTGGAGCTGCGCGAGACACTGACCGCCCACGCCGGTCTCCCCGCCCTCGGGGCCCCCGCGCTGGTGCACACGGCGGAGCCGATGGACGGCGTACGCCTGGGGGTGGCCCGACCGGTCGGCCGCGGCTGA